The genomic region NNNNNNNNNNNNNNNNNNNNNNNNNNNNNNNNNNNNNNNNNNNNNNNNNNNNNNNNNNNNNNNNNNNNNNNNNNNNNNNNNNNNNNNNNNNNNNNNNNNNNNNNNNNNNNNNNNNTAGAGATTTCTGAGTTTGTACCCCGTTTTGTTTCGTCAAAAGAAATTCTACCCTTTCAATGATGGTATTGTTATTTGTGTTTTGTAGTTATTCGACTAGTTATGTTAGTTGGGAGCTACGGTGAATTTGATAGAACTAATAACAGTTAAAAAACATATCCCAGTATTGTTAGTCAACGACAATGATTTTTGTGTATTGGGTCAACGTCTATTGGTTGAAAACCTGAACTTTTGATGGTTTTGTTAACCTAGTGCCTTAACCTCTTTTTGATAAACCTACTATCTGCTCGTGTTGTAGGAATTTGAGGGAGTTGGACTTGCGGGAGAGCGAAGTGGAGGACCTTAGTGGGCGTTGGCTAAGTGATTTTCCTGATTCATACACGTCCTTAGAATCCCTAAACATCTCCTGCTTAGGTAATGAGGTCAATCTGTTGGCACTAGAGCGCCTAGTTAGTCGGTGTCCCAACTTGAAGACCCTCCGGCTCAATCGGGCTGTGCCCCTTGATCGGCTACCCAACCTTCTCCGTGGGGCTCCTCAGCTGGCTGAGTTAGGTACTGGAGCTTACACCTCTGAGATGAGGCCGGACGTCTTCTCGAACTTGGCAGAGGCATTTGCAGGATGCAAGCAGCTGAAGACATTGTCTGGCTTCTGGGATGTGCTCCCGTCTTATCTTCCAGCTGTTTACCCTATCTGCTCCCAGCTAATATCACTAAACTTGAGTTATGCTACAGTTCAGAGCCCCGAACTTATTAAGCTTGTCTCTCTGTGCGAGAAATTGCAGAAGTTATGGGTATGTTGGTCCATATAATGTGATCCATTTATTGTAAGTTTCATGTCCAAACAGTGGTAGTGTTTGATTATTGGCTGATCAAGGTAATTTCTTACAGGTTCTGGATTACATTGAGGATGATGGCCTTGAAGTTCTTGCTGCATCATGTAAGGACTTGAGGGAGTTGAGGGTGTTTCCGTCTGACCCGTTTGGATTGGAACCAAATGTAGCATTGACAGAGCAGGGTCTTGTTTCTGTCTCCGAGGGTTGTCCCAAGCTTCAGTCGGTTCTTTATTTTTGTCGTCAAATGTCAAATGCTGCCCTAAACACAATTGCCAGGAACCGGCCTAATTTGACTCGTTTTCGGCTATGTATAATTGAGCCACGATCCCCTGACTACCTCACCCTCCAACCTCTGGATGATGGTTTTGGAGCTATTGTTGAACACTGCAAGGATCTTCGTCGCCTTTCCCTTTCAGGGCTTCTTACTGATCGTGTTTTTGAGTACATTGGGACATATGGAAAGAAGCTCGAGATGCTTTCTGTAGCTTTTGCTGGAGATAGTGATTTGGGACTCCACCATGTTCTCTCTGGGTGCGACAACCTCAGGAAGCTGGAGATTAGGGACTGCCCGTTTGGTGACAAAGCTCTCTTGGCCAATGCTGCAAAGCTGGAGACAATGCGATCCCTTTGGATGTCCTCTTGCTCGGTGAGCTTTGGAGCATGTAAAGTTCTGGGTCAGAAAATGCCGAGACTCAACGTTGAAGTCATGGATGAAAGTGGACCTCCGGACTCGAGGCCAGAGAGCAGTCCGGTGGAGAAGCTTTATGTCTACAGAACAGTTGCCGGGCCAAGATTGGACATGCCAGGATTCGTATGGACAATGGATGACGATTCTGCATTAAGGATCTCATGATTTGAATTTGCTGTGTGGATTCAGAGCCATGGAGGAAGAATCCTGTGTGAGCATTTTTGTTAATGGAAGCAGGTAAATGCTCTGTATTCTACTCAATAATGCAATAATTTGTTAACTGGCCTATGTTGCAGTTATGGTTGGTGTATGAGCTTGCTAAGTACAGGAGATGAGGGTGTATACAGAAGAGGCTTTGAGCTCTATTGCCAATTCATTTTTCACTTTGGCTGAGCTACGGGATCAATGAAGAAACACATGAACTGTGTTGTTTTTATGTGGGCATCAAATAGAGTTGATATATTATAATTTTTCCTCTTTCGTACCATATGTACTTTTCAGATTTTTAGCATAA from Arachis ipaensis cultivar K30076 chromosome B02, Araip1.1, whole genome shotgun sequence harbors:
- the LOC107626119 gene encoding protein TRANSPORT INHIBITOR RESPONSE 1; the protein is MKKAAYSFPEEVLEHVFSFIISDKDRSSISLVCKSWYEIERWCRRKVFVGNCYAVSPPILIKRFPELRSVTLKGKPHFADFNLVPEGWGGFACPWIRAMAGAYPWLEEIRLKRMVVSDESLEIIAKSFRNFKVLVLSSCEGFTTEGLAAIAANCRNLRELDLRESEVEDLSGRWLSDFPDSYTSLESLNISCLGNEVNLLALERLVSRCPNLKTLRLNRAVPLDRLPNLLRGAPQLAELGTGAYTSEMRPDVFSNLAEAFAGCKQLKTLSGFWDVLPSYLPAVYPICSQLISLNLSYATVQSPELIKLVSLCEKLQKLWVLDYIEDDGLEVLAASCKDLRELRVFPSDPFGLEPNVALTEQGLVSVSEGCPKLQSVLYFCRQMSNAALNTIARNRPNLTRFRLCIIEPRSPDYLTLQPLDDGFGAIVEHCKDLRRLSLSGLLTDRVFEYIGTYGKKLEMLSVAFAGDSDLGLHHVLSGCDNLRKLEIRDCPFGDKALLANAAKLETMRSLWMSSCSVSFGACKVLGQKMPRLNVEVMDESGPPDSRPESSPVEKLYVYRTVAGPRLDMPGFVWTMDDDSALRIS